The Thermanaerovibrio acidaminovorans DSM 6589 genome contains a region encoding:
- a CDS encoding PSP1 domain-containing protein, which yields MPRYLAVLGKPRYLGIFGLEDESVPLSKGDRIMVFSPRGEEVALVLGVISPEKEEELRVMRSNQDMGDGVRSEPLVMDLEFISPLEDQSGLPTPEEDESALRRARDILSSHCLPMKIIDAEYLPNRNKLFFYFTAEQRVDFRALVKDLAKEFRTRIELRQVGVRDEAKIIRGLAPCGRPCCCSYWLHQFAPICIKMVKEQNLALNPTKISGLCGRLMCCMSFEHRAYRELWEHLPNPGSKVKTPKGNYVIVGVDLKRSAVRCSFPGGPELLVPVHLFDQFKETVMRGEDWVPPVSAEEPHCGACSLQFGDLPGSMEVRLEEPKEVQEDAPVDQVPKGSSRRRRRRKKPKGTDRVEADSSESEAEVPSGHPKEEPKAEGERKPSGKRRWRGRRNRKKPAGEGEAS from the coding sequence TTGCCTAGATATCTTGCTGTACTTGGAAAGCCCCGATACCTGGGGATCTTCGGCCTTGAGGATGAATCGGTACCCCTCTCCAAGGGGGACCGGATAATGGTATTCTCCCCCCGGGGAGAGGAGGTGGCCCTGGTGCTGGGGGTCATATCCCCCGAGAAGGAGGAGGAGCTCCGGGTGATGCGCTCCAACCAGGACATGGGGGACGGGGTCAGATCCGAGCCCCTGGTGATGGATCTGGAGTTCATCTCCCCCCTGGAGGACCAAAGCGGCCTGCCGACCCCGGAGGAGGACGAGTCGGCACTGCGGAGGGCCCGGGATATCCTGAGCTCCCATTGTCTCCCGATGAAGATAATAGACGCGGAGTACCTGCCGAACCGCAACAAGCTCTTCTTCTATTTCACCGCGGAACAGCGGGTGGACTTCCGGGCCCTGGTCAAGGACCTGGCCAAGGAGTTCAGGACCCGGATAGAGCTTCGTCAGGTGGGGGTCCGGGATGAGGCCAAGATAATAAGGGGGCTGGCCCCATGCGGGAGGCCCTGCTGTTGTAGCTACTGGCTCCACCAGTTTGCCCCCATATGCATAAAGATGGTCAAGGAGCAGAACCTGGCCCTCAACCCCACCAAGATATCCGGCCTCTGCGGCCGGCTCATGTGTTGCATGAGCTTTGAGCACAGGGCCTACCGGGAGCTCTGGGAGCACCTGCCTAACCCGGGCTCCAAGGTCAAGACCCCCAAGGGGAACTACGTGATAGTGGGGGTGGACCTCAAGAGGTCCGCGGTCCGTTGCTCCTTCCCCGGGGGGCCGGAGCTGCTGGTGCCGGTGCACCTGTTCGACCAGTTCAAGGAGACGGTGATGCGGGGGGAGGATTGGGTACCTCCCGTCTCCGCGGAGGAGCCCCACTGTGGGGCCTGCTCGCTGCAATTTGGGGATCTCCCGGGGTCGATGGAAGTTCGCCTGGAGGAGCCCAAGGAGGTCCAGGAGGACGCGCCGGTTGATCAGGTCCCCAAGGGGTCCAGTCGCCGGAGGAGGCGGCGCAAGAAGCCCAAGGGGACCGACCGAGTGGAGGCGGATTCCTCTGAGAGCGAGGCCGAGGTCCCCTCAGGGCATCCCAAGGAGGAGCCCAAGGCGGAGGGGGAGAGGAAGCCCTCGGGGAAGAGAAGGTGGAGGGGACGACGAAACAGGAAGAAGCCAGCTGGGGAGGGGGAGGCCAGTTGA
- a CDS encoding excinuclease ABC subunit UvrC, protein MADEALMKHVRSLPERPGVYIMRDRDGNVIYVGKAKALRRRVMSYFRHGNFASPRLRKLVETVHDISVMRTATEAEALILEARLIRQLKPFFNVELKMSERYPYIRVTQERFPRVMVTRVRKGEGLFIGPYVKVRELRELLRLLDRFFPLRKCSFPIEPPYDRRPCIYHAIGKCLAPCAGLCDEGTYRRMVAEAVMLLQGRGADLVERLKRRMEDAAYNRLAFEEAAHIRDMIRAIWRVGRQAPMAQVGDEDPLPMLWALQERLKLPQLPWRIEGYDISHHLGSDTVGSRVVFEQGRPNKALYRRYNIEGTLGDDFRALEQVMRRRFTGSGSGDLMPNLILIDGGRVQLEFALRALDDMGVNVPMASLAKGEEEIYLPGRVDPLRLDRSDGALRMLQMVRDEAHRFAVSSHRDRRGRRMRRTRLEDIPGVGKAKASQLLSRFGSVRNVASASLDELASMRGIGERLAKRISDHLKEEDI, encoded by the coding sequence ATGGCGGATGAGGCCCTCATGAAGCATGTCAGATCCCTGCCGGAGAGGCCCGGGGTGTACATAATGAGGGATCGGGACGGCAACGTGATATACGTGGGCAAGGCCAAGGCCTTGAGGCGCCGGGTCATGTCCTACTTTAGGCACGGGAACTTCGCCTCCCCCAGGCTTAGGAAGCTGGTGGAGACGGTCCACGACATCTCGGTCATGAGGACCGCCACCGAGGCGGAGGCGCTGATCCTGGAGGCCAGGCTGATAAGGCAGCTGAAGCCCTTCTTCAACGTGGAGCTCAAGATGTCCGAGCGGTATCCCTACATAAGGGTCACCCAGGAGCGGTTCCCCCGGGTCATGGTCACCCGGGTCAGGAAGGGGGAAGGGCTCTTCATCGGACCCTACGTGAAGGTGAGGGAGCTTCGGGAGCTGCTCAGGCTGTTGGACCGGTTCTTCCCCTTGAGGAAGTGTTCCTTCCCCATAGAGCCCCCTTACGACAGGAGGCCCTGCATATACCACGCCATAGGCAAGTGTCTTGCCCCCTGCGCTGGGCTCTGCGATGAGGGGACCTACCGACGGATGGTGGCGGAGGCGGTGATGCTCCTCCAGGGCAGGGGGGCAGACCTGGTGGAACGGCTGAAGCGTAGGATGGAGGATGCGGCGTATAATAGGCTTGCCTTCGAGGAGGCGGCCCATATAAGGGACATGATCCGGGCCATCTGGAGGGTGGGCAGGCAGGCCCCGATGGCCCAGGTGGGGGACGAGGACCCGCTCCCCATGCTGTGGGCCCTTCAGGAGAGGCTAAAATTGCCCCAGCTCCCCTGGAGGATCGAGGGGTACGACATCTCCCACCACCTTGGATCCGACACGGTTGGCTCCCGGGTGGTCTTCGAGCAGGGGCGTCCCAACAAGGCCCTCTACAGGAGGTACAACATCGAAGGTACCTTGGGGGACGACTTCAGGGCCCTGGAGCAGGTTATGAGGCGAAGGTTCACCGGGTCAGGCTCTGGGGATCTTATGCCCAACCTGATCCTCATAGATGGAGGAAGGGTCCAGTTGGAGTTCGCCCTTAGGGCCTTGGATGATATGGGGGTTAACGTGCCGATGGCGTCCCTTGCCAAGGGAGAGGAGGAGATATATTTGCCGGGGCGGGTTGACCCTCTCCGGCTGGACAGGTCCGATGGGGCCCTCCGGATGCTTCAGATGGTGAGGGACGAGGCTCACCGGTTTGCGGTCTCCTCCCACCGGGACCGGCGAGGCCGCAGGATGAGGCGGACCAGGCTTGAGGATATCCCAGGGGTTGGGAAGGCGAAGGCCTCCCAGCTGCTATCCCGCTTCGGGAGCGTGAGGAACGTGGCTTCCGCTAGCTTGGATGAGCTGGCATCCATGCGGGGCATCGGGGAGAGGCTGGCCAAGAGGATATCGGATCACCTTAAGGAGGAAGATATTTGA
- the ribD gene encoding bifunctional diaminohydroxyphosphoribosylaminopyrimidine deaminase/5-amino-6-(5-phosphoribosylamino)uracil reductase RibD, translating into MEERNQMTRGEERAHGYFMRMALSLAIRGGTAVSPNPKVGCVIVKDGQVVGWGYHKRYGGPHAEVEALTMAGDRAQGATAYVTLEPCSHHGKTPPCAPRLVEAGIRRVVYGMMDPNPKVNGRGLEILASGGVEVVGPVMEDRCRWENRGFIRRMTLGRPWVTLKGALSVDGTTCLENGKSKWITGPLARQKAHLLRAEHDAILVGINTVINDDPALNVRSVDGDSPKKVILDGGLRVPLDAKALKDGERIVFTSTDAPKDRVEALRDMGVQVCPVPSQGGLLDLASVLSALGGMGVNSLLVEGGPRVLGAFVDRCLGDMVSLFISPSILGRGLQLCESFEIEGMENRVHIRDHSIRRAGNDIWLEGCLACSPAL; encoded by the coding sequence GTGGAGGAACGGAACCAGATGACCCGGGGAGAGGAGAGAGCTCACGGCTACTTCATGAGGATGGCCCTTAGCCTGGCAATTAGGGGGGGGACCGCGGTGAGTCCCAACCCTAAGGTGGGGTGCGTGATCGTGAAGGACGGTCAGGTGGTGGGGTGGGGCTACCACAAGAGGTACGGGGGGCCTCACGCGGAGGTGGAGGCGCTGACCATGGCGGGGGATCGGGCCCAGGGGGCCACCGCCTACGTCACCCTTGAGCCCTGCTCCCATCACGGGAAGACCCCCCCCTGTGCCCCTAGGTTGGTGGAGGCGGGGATTCGTCGGGTGGTCTACGGCATGATGGACCCCAACCCGAAGGTGAACGGTCGTGGTCTGGAGATCCTGGCCTCCGGGGGTGTGGAGGTGGTTGGCCCGGTGATGGAGGATCGATGCCGGTGGGAGAACCGGGGTTTCATCAGGAGGATGACCCTGGGGCGTCCCTGGGTGACCCTGAAGGGGGCCCTGTCGGTGGACGGCACCACCTGCCTGGAGAACGGCAAGAGCAAGTGGATAACCGGCCCGTTAGCCCGGCAGAAGGCCCATCTGTTGAGGGCCGAGCACGACGCGATCCTGGTGGGGATAAACACGGTGATCAACGATGATCCGGCGCTCAACGTACGGTCGGTGGATGGTGACTCACCAAAGAAGGTGATCCTGGACGGGGGGCTTAGGGTGCCCCTGGATGCCAAGGCCCTCAAGGACGGTGAGCGGATCGTCTTCACCTCCACCGATGCGCCTAAGGACAGGGTGGAAGCCCTCCGGGATATGGGTGTCCAGGTTTGTCCTGTCCCTAGCCAGGGAGGACTTCTGGACCTGGCCTCGGTGCTTTCCGCCCTGGGGGGGATGGGGGTCAACTCCCTTCTGGTGGAGGGGGGCCCTAGGGTGCTGGGAGCCTTCGTGGACCGGTGCCTTGGGGACATGGTGTCCCTCTTCATCTCCCCCTCCATCCTGGGTAGGGGTTTGCAGCTCTGCGAATCCTTTGAGATAGAGGGAATGGAGAACCGGGTCCATATCCGGGATCACTCCATCCGGCGGGCGGGGAACGACATTTGGTTGGAGGGGTGTCTTGCGTGTTCACCGGCCTTGTAG
- the purB gene encoding adenylosuccinate lyase yields the protein MIPRYETEEMRRIWSDESRFGAWLEVELAACRAWAEEGAIPREDLEAIESRAGFDVDRIREIEERTQHDVIAFVSAVAERIGPSGRYVHLGLTSSDVVDTASSLLLTRASEVLTRELEGLLSVLGRLAAEHKFTPCAGRTHGVHAEPMTFGLKLLNHYAQLRRDLDRLKVAAEEMRVGKISGAVGTYANCPPHIEAKVCAALGLRRDPVSNQIIQRDRHCALLSAMAIMGGGLERLALEIRHLQRTEVLEAMEPFKKGQKGSSAMPHKKNPIICERICGMARLLRSYALTAMENIALWHERDISHSSAERVIWPDAFHLAHYMIRCARRVLEGLHVDVARMRDNMDLTGGLLFSGRVLLFLVERLNLSREEAYAIVQDNAMRCWEGQGRLLDLLAADERLEGVPREELGELFQMDFFTRHVEEIFSRFPEIGGSEEP from the coding sequence TTGATACCAAGGTATGAGACCGAGGAGATGCGAAGGATATGGTCCGACGAGAGCCGTTTCGGTGCCTGGCTCGAGGTGGAGTTGGCGGCCTGTAGGGCCTGGGCGGAGGAGGGGGCCATCCCCCGGGAGGACCTGGAGGCCATAGAGTCCAGAGCGGGTTTCGACGTGGATAGGATCCGGGAGATCGAGGAGAGGACTCAGCACGACGTGATAGCCTTCGTCAGCGCCGTGGCGGAGCGGATAGGTCCCAGCGGCCGCTACGTGCATCTGGGGCTCACCAGCAGCGACGTGGTGGACACCGCCTCGTCCCTGTTGCTCACCAGGGCTTCGGAGGTGTTGACCCGGGAGTTGGAGGGGCTCTTGTCGGTGCTGGGCCGGTTGGCGGCGGAGCACAAGTTCACTCCCTGCGCGGGTAGGACCCACGGGGTGCATGCGGAGCCCATGACCTTCGGCCTCAAGCTCCTCAACCACTACGCCCAGCTCAGGAGGGACCTGGATCGGTTGAAGGTCGCGGCGGAGGAGATGAGGGTTGGCAAGATCTCCGGTGCGGTGGGTACCTACGCCAACTGTCCTCCCCACATAGAGGCCAAGGTTTGTGCCGCCCTGGGGCTTAGGCGGGATCCGGTCTCCAACCAGATAATCCAGCGGGACAGGCACTGTGCCCTCCTGTCCGCCATGGCCATAATGGGCGGGGGACTTGAGAGGCTTGCGCTGGAGATACGGCACCTTCAGCGGACCGAGGTGCTGGAGGCTATGGAGCCCTTCAAGAAGGGACAGAAGGGTTCCAGCGCCATGCCCCACAAGAAGAACCCCATAATCTGCGAGAGGATCTGCGGCATGGCCCGGTTGCTGAGGTCCTACGCCTTGACCGCCATGGAGAACATAGCTCTCTGGCACGAGAGGGACATAAGCCACTCCTCCGCCGAGAGGGTAATATGGCCCGATGCGTTCCATCTGGCCCACTACATGATCCGGTGCGCCAGGAGGGTGCTCGAGGGGCTCCACGTGGACGTGGCCAGGATGAGGGACAACATGGACCTCACCGGGGGACTGCTCTTCAGCGGCAGGGTCCTCCTGTTCCTGGTGGAGAGGCTGAACCTTTCCCGGGAGGAGGCCTACGCCATCGTTCAGGATAACGCCATGAGGTGCTGGGAGGGGCAGGGTCGTCTTTTGGACCTGTTGGCGGCGGACGAGAGGCTAGAGGGTGTTCCCAGGGAGGAACTGGGGGAGCTCTTCCAGATGGACTTCTTCACCAGACACGTGGAGGAGATCTTCTCCCGTTTCCCCGAGATCGGCGGCTCCGAGGAGCCGTAA
- the cysS gene encoding cysteine--tRNA ligase, whose amino-acid sequence MAFEVYNDLTNRKEPFVPLEEGKVRFYVCGPTVYDYFHIGNARPFIVFDVMRRYLEHLGYQVTYVQNFTDIDDKMIKRAQEMGITVKELADRFIEAYYQDADALGIRRATVNPKATEEIPHIIELIELLIQKGHAYQIDGDVYFDVMSYPPYGKLIKQDLEELQSGARVEVDPRKRHPLDFALWKAQKPGEPAWDSPWGPGRPGWHIECSAMCRHHLGDTIDFHGGGCDLVFPHHENEIAQSEAATGKPFVRYWVHNGYLMIDKEKMSKSLGNFMTARDLMKRFPPLVIRLFMLSAHYRSPINFSEENLRQAQAALERLRNGWAQIRFALDNPPPSTSESRELREQIARYRDDFHRAMDDDLNTAEALGAVFSLIRATNSHLSRGDSPDLAALEEASNFLRDVDRIMGVIGIDEDQLDRDVEALIEERNAARKARDFAKADAIRDRLSSMGIVLEDTPQGTRWKRSGA is encoded by the coding sequence TTGGCCTTTGAAGTGTATAACGATCTCACCAACCGGAAGGAACCCTTCGTCCCCCTCGAGGAGGGGAAGGTGAGGTTTTACGTCTGCGGCCCCACGGTCTACGACTACTTCCACATAGGGAACGCCAGGCCCTTCATCGTCTTCGACGTTATGAGGCGGTACCTGGAGCACCTGGGCTACCAGGTTACCTACGTCCAGAACTTCACCGACATCGACGACAAGATGATCAAGAGGGCCCAGGAGATGGGAATCACGGTCAAGGAGCTGGCGGACCGGTTCATCGAGGCCTACTACCAGGACGCGGACGCCCTTGGGATCCGGAGGGCAACGGTGAACCCCAAGGCCACGGAGGAGATCCCCCACATAATAGAGCTCATAGAGCTCCTGATCCAGAAGGGGCACGCCTACCAGATCGATGGGGACGTCTATTTCGACGTGATGAGCTACCCCCCCTACGGGAAGCTCATCAAGCAGGACCTGGAGGAGCTCCAGTCCGGCGCAAGGGTGGAGGTGGACCCCCGGAAGAGGCACCCCTTGGACTTCGCCCTCTGGAAGGCCCAGAAGCCCGGGGAGCCCGCCTGGGATAGCCCCTGGGGGCCCGGAAGGCCCGGATGGCACATCGAGTGCAGCGCCATGTGCCGGCACCACCTGGGGGACACCATAGACTTCCACGGGGGGGGCTGCGACCTGGTCTTCCCCCACCACGAGAACGAGATAGCCCAGTCCGAGGCGGCCACCGGCAAGCCCTTCGTCCGCTACTGGGTCCACAATGGTTACCTCATGATCGACAAGGAGAAGATGTCCAAGTCCCTGGGCAACTTCATGACCGCCAGGGACCTGATGAAGAGGTTCCCCCCCCTGGTCATAAGGCTCTTCATGCTGTCCGCCCACTACAGGTCCCCCATAAACTTCTCGGAGGAGAACCTGCGCCAGGCCCAGGCGGCCCTGGAGAGGTTGCGGAACGGCTGGGCCCAGATCCGCTTCGCCCTGGACAACCCGCCGCCGTCCACCTCCGAGTCGAGGGAGCTCCGGGAGCAGATAGCCCGGTATCGCGATGACTTCCACCGGGCCATGGACGACGACCTGAACACCGCCGAGGCCCTTGGGGCGGTCTTCAGCCTCATAAGGGCCACCAACTCACACCTGTCCCGTGGGGACTCCCCGGACCTGGCGGCCCTGGAGGAGGCGTCCAACTTCCTGCGGGACGTGGACCGCATCATGGGGGTCATCGGCATCGATGAGGACCAGCTGGACCGAGATGTGGAGGCCCTGATCGAGGAGAGGAACGCGGCCCGGAAGGCCCGGGATTTCGCCAAGGCGGACGCCATAAGGGATAGGCTCTCCTCCATGGGCATAGTCCTGGAGGACACCCCCCAGGGGACCCGCTGGAAGAGGTCCGGGGCATAA
- the glpX gene encoding class II fructose-bisphosphatase, with amino-acid sequence MSAPERNMALELVRATEAAAMAAGRWMGRGDKNGADKAAVDAMRYMLNTVHMDGVVVIGEGEKDEAPMLFNGERLGSGEPPEVDIAVDPIDGTRLCAEGQPNAVSVVAVAEKGTLYDPRHIFYMDKIATGPEAAHAIDIEAPVEENIRKVAAALHKSVEDVTVVVLDRPRHEDLIRRIRGMKARIRLIRDGDVAGALMTCKDDSGIDLLLGIGGSPEAVISACAIKCVGGNMQCRLWPRNDEEAARCRELGMDLSRVLTLDDLVASDNVFFAATGVTDGEFLKGVKYQGDKIKTTSMVMRSKSGTIRYVEAIHQLDKLDKISGIDYKS; translated from the coding sequence TTGTCTGCTCCGGAGAGGAACATGGCGTTGGAGTTGGTGCGGGCCACCGAGGCGGCCGCCATGGCGGCGGGTCGCTGGATGGGCAGGGGGGACAAGAACGGCGCCGACAAGGCGGCGGTGGACGCCATGCGCTACATGCTCAACACGGTCCACATGGATGGGGTCGTTGTGATAGGCGAGGGGGAGAAGGATGAGGCCCCCATGCTCTTCAACGGGGAGAGGCTGGGGAGCGGGGAGCCCCCGGAGGTGGACATAGCGGTGGACCCCATAGACGGCACCAGGCTCTGCGCCGAGGGTCAGCCCAACGCGGTCAGCGTGGTGGCGGTGGCGGAGAAGGGCACCCTGTACGATCCCAGGCACATCTTCTACATGGACAAGATCGCCACCGGTCCCGAGGCGGCCCATGCGATAGACATAGAGGCGCCGGTGGAGGAGAACATAAGGAAGGTGGCGGCGGCGCTTCACAAGTCCGTGGAGGACGTTACGGTGGTGGTGCTGGATCGCCCCAGGCACGAGGACCTGATAAGGCGGATAAGGGGGATGAAGGCCCGCATAAGGCTGATCCGGGACGGTGACGTGGCGGGGGCCCTCATGACCTGCAAGGACGACAGCGGGATAGACCTCCTGCTTGGCATAGGGGGTTCCCCGGAGGCGGTCATAAGCGCCTGCGCCATAAAGTGCGTTGGGGGCAACATGCAGTGCAGGCTCTGGCCCAGGAACGACGAGGAGGCGGCCCGGTGCAGGGAGCTGGGTATGGATCTCAGCCGGGTGCTCACCTTGGACGACCTGGTGGCCAGCGACAACGTCTTCTTCGCCGCCACGGGGGTAACCGATGGGGAGTTCCTGAAGGGGGTCAAGTACCAGGGGGATAAGATAAAGACCACCTCCATGGTGATGCGCTCCAAGAGCGGCACCATACGGTACGTGGAGGCCATTCATCAGCTGGACAAGCTGGACAAGATAAGCGGCATAGACTACAAGAGCTGA
- a CDS encoding YaaR family protein, with the protein MKVDGRGKKSPGNEGISLGGRGGGRPRADSRVEPPSFMEAMEEVERANLIREISALGESLSKHPSISVLRRYRQLIGVAIEMVRRSLALKRDFKWRRSERTMFVLIERTESALDELEELILREGDRARVLELMEEIKGCLISILS; encoded by the coding sequence ATGAAGGTGGACGGCCGGGGGAAGAAGAGCCCCGGTAATGAGGGCATATCGCTGGGGGGCCGAGGAGGGGGGCGCCCTAGGGCGGACTCGAGGGTTGAGCCCCCCAGTTTCATGGAGGCTATGGAGGAGGTGGAGCGGGCCAACCTCATAAGGGAGATAAGCGCCCTTGGAGAGAGCCTGTCCAAGCACCCCTCCATATCGGTCCTTAGGCGATACCGGCAGCTCATAGGGGTAGCAATAGAGATGGTCCGCCGCTCCCTGGCTTTGAAGAGGGATTTCAAGTGGAGGCGGTCCGAGAGGACCATGTTCGTCCTGATAGAGAGGACCGAGTCCGCCCTGGACGAGCTGGAGGAGCTGATTCTCCGGGAGGGGGACCGGGCCAGGGTCCTGGAGTTGATGGAGGAGATAAAGGGGTGCTTGATCTCCATACTGTCCTGA
- the ftsY gene encoding signal recognition particle-docking protein FtsY, translating into MIGFLKKVFDKVRDVKSRWEYGLRNIFSDEPITDEFFERLEEHLIAGDVGVALAERLVSDLKRHAQEKRLSNATELKERFGQMLKDMLGEGLGGASKGLSFNGPVGLILLIGVNGSGKTTTAAKLAKLLKGQGNNVVLAAADTFRAAAIDQLKVWGARAGVRVVAQDPGGDSAAVVYDAIQSVKSTGGIVIADTAGRLHTKHNLMEELAKIYRVARRDVGEEDIFPLLVLDAITGQNAISQARSFNGAMPLRGVVLTKFDHTAKGGAVLALSSELKVPVLYVGIGEGIDDMAPFSPDDFVEDLLGGGDR; encoded by the coding sequence TTGATCGGTTTTCTCAAGAAGGTCTTCGATAAGGTACGGGACGTAAAGAGCCGCTGGGAGTACGGCCTTCGGAACATCTTCTCCGATGAGCCCATAACCGATGAATTTTTCGAGCGGCTGGAGGAGCACCTTATAGCCGGAGACGTGGGGGTTGCCCTGGCGGAGAGGCTGGTGTCGGATCTGAAGCGGCACGCCCAGGAGAAGCGGCTTTCCAACGCCACGGAACTAAAGGAGCGCTTCGGCCAGATGCTCAAGGACATGCTGGGTGAGGGCCTGGGGGGGGCGTCCAAGGGGCTCTCCTTCAACGGGCCGGTGGGGCTGATCCTGCTCATAGGGGTCAACGGCAGCGGCAAGACCACCACCGCCGCCAAGCTGGCCAAGCTGCTTAAGGGGCAGGGTAACAACGTGGTCCTGGCCGCGGCGGACACCTTTCGGGCCGCCGCAATAGATCAGCTCAAGGTCTGGGGGGCCAGGGCGGGCGTTCGGGTGGTGGCCCAGGATCCCGGAGGCGACTCGGCGGCGGTGGTCTACGATGCCATCCAGTCCGTCAAGTCCACCGGCGGGATAGTCATAGCCGACACAGCGGGGCGCCTTCACACCAAGCACAACCTGATGGAGGAGCTGGCCAAGATCTACCGGGTGGCCAGGCGGGACGTGGGGGAGGAGGACATATTCCCCCTGTTGGTTCTCGACGCCATAACGGGGCAGAACGCCATATCCCAGGCCAGGTCCTTCAACGGCGCCATGCCCCTTAGGGGGGTGGTGCTCACTAAGTTCGACCACACCGCCAAGGGGGGGGCGGTCTTGGCCCTCTCGTCGGAGCTCAAGGTGCCGGTCCTCTACGTGGGGATAGGGGAGGGGATAGACGACATGGCCCCCTTCTCCCCCGATGACTTCGTGGAGGACCTACTGGGGGGCGGCGATAGATGA
- the tmk gene encoding dTMP kinase gives MTVPRGLFVTIEGVDGSGKTTQASKLASWIGDQLGRRVLWTREPGGWGDDGIREMLLKGGWQGPYTETLLFLADRCEHCARVIGPALEEGRVVICERYQDSTLAYQAFGSGLGLEDLDRISSVLALPRPDVTIWLDLGPEEAALRLSSRGGMDAIESRGMDFFARVRDGYRVLWERDPSRIRRVPADGSPERVFELIKGELVRLLCP, from the coding sequence ATGACCGTGCCCAGGGGATTGTTCGTAACCATAGAGGGGGTAGACGGTTCGGGGAAGACCACCCAGGCCTCCAAACTGGCCTCCTGGATAGGGGACCAGCTGGGGAGGCGGGTGCTTTGGACCCGGGAGCCCGGTGGCTGGGGGGACGATGGGATTAGGGAGATGTTGCTCAAGGGGGGCTGGCAGGGTCCCTACACGGAAACGTTGCTCTTCCTGGCGGACCGGTGTGAGCACTGTGCACGGGTCATAGGCCCCGCCCTGGAGGAGGGCCGGGTGGTGATATGCGAGAGGTATCAGGACTCCACCCTGGCCTATCAGGCCTTTGGCTCCGGGCTTGGGCTTGAGGATTTGGACCGCATATCCTCCGTCCTGGCGTTGCCCCGGCCGGATGTGACCATCTGGCTGGATCTGGGCCCGGAGGAGGCGGCCCTTCGGCTGTCCTCTCGGGGAGGGATGGACGCCATAGAGAGCCGGGGCATGGACTTCTTCGCCCGGGTGAGGGACGGTTACCGGGTCCTCTGGGAGAGGGATCCCTCCCGCATAAGGAGGGTGCCCGCCGATGGGAGCCCTGAGCGGGTGTTCGAGCTTATCAAGGGGGAGTTGGTGAGGCTACTTTGTCCATGA